CTTGGGCGTGGCCGTCACTATTGGGGTCACAGGGCAggacaatggcaatgccaacggcagcagcgacaataATCATCTGAATGGCCACGCCCCGAACAACGATGCTGCGGCGAGTGCGTCAAATGAAACTGGTGCAGTCGCTGGCGTGGGCGCTGTCAATGGCAACGGCACAACGGGCGCTAGCGGAGCAGCACGCACCTCGGTGCTGTCACGGCCGCAGACTTCCAAAATCAGCGCACTGGATTTGGCGGGCATATTGAATACGCGTCGCCGCCTGGAATGGACCAAGGAATGGCTGCGCAAGAACCAAGCGGAATTCCTAAGCAAAGAGAATCTATTGAATGAGCTGCAGTCGCGCAAGGATGAGTGCTACCATTTGAATTACTTCCTAGCCATAACGGAGAGTCAGTTTCGGCATCTGGTGCAGAAGCTGGAGCCGATTATAAGTCAATATGCGCCGCAGCGCAAAAAGAAATCGTTTAGCGCCGAGGAGAGATTGGCCATAACGCTCAAGTATTTGGCAACGGGtaacaataataacttttgaaaataactataaataaatatgttcaTAACTAAAACTTTCTTTCGCTTACGTAGGTGAAGTGCATTCTTGTCGTAACTACTGCTTCCGTGCCTCGAAATTTGTGATAAACGAAATGATTGCCAATATCTGTTTGGGCTTCTACGAGCATCTCAAGGACCAATACGTGACACTACCAAAGACTGATGAACAGTGGCTCGCCTGCGCCACCGATATGGAGCGCAAACACCAACTGCCCATGTGCGTGGGCAATCTATTTATGCGCAGCATACAACTCCAGCATACGGCCAACAATACGGATGAACGCAAGCGTGCCAAtggcggcaacagcaattcCAATTCAATTTCTGCTGCCGCAAACAGTGGAACGGGCATTATCTTCACAGCCATCGTTGATGCCGACAACAACTTCCAGCATGTGCAGGTGGagcatgccacacacagcacacGCGCCACAGAGCTCTACACACAGTCCACTGCCAGGCTGGCCATCGAGCAGAAGCTGCACACGCTCAAGTCACAGACGGAGCAGCGCaagggcggcggcggcggcttctATCTAGCGGCAGATGCAgtgctgcccagcagcagctacgtgGTCAGCACGCGGAATATGCCCAAGGATACGGCTACCTATGCAGCGCTGGAGCAAATCAATGCGCATGCGGATCAAACAATGCGCATTCTATGCAACATGTTTCCCATTTTGGCGCAACCGCTGCGTGTGAGTGAAAAGCACATTGGCGAGGTCGTGCTCGGCTGTGTGGCGCTCTACAATTTTCTGCGCAAGACGGACACATCGTTTCGTAGGAATAGCGACAGCATAGTGCAGCAACGTGCTGGTCtggagcagccacagccagctTATGTGGATAGCGAGGATATTGATGATGATTGCATTATGCTCGCCACGGAGGAAGAGTTGCGTGAACGTGCCGAGTTTACGCCAAGTGTGGGCTTAACCAGCTGCTTTCAAAGCTTGCACGCGCAGTCGGGTGACACGCCCGAGGGACATGCCAAACGGgattggctgctgcagctacagcaacagcagcagcagcaacaacaacaacagcagcagcagcagctacaacaacaacagcaacagttgtcgtcgcagcagcaaccattTGTCAATGGGGGTTTATATtagtgcaatttgtttataagtttAACTTTacgaattttttttctgtgtataGTTCCTTGTTTTCTCTAATTCTCTACTACTATATGATGTATATTTTCCAATACGCTGCTGTAtactgtttttctttttaattcgCAACTGGCTTCCAAGAGCTGCTCTGTTTTCTTCTTATGTGTAAAGTTAGTTTatgctacatatatatatatatatatatataaattaaacatatatttttcgtatgtaattattttttttgttttgtgaaaTGCTATGTGATGTCTCAAATCTCTAATGTGGCCCAGTTGCTCCCGGGgagcttttaaaaattgcaaacaaaattaggCGCGAGatataaaagaaatgaaaaacaaataactaaaaaaaacattgaatCAGATGATGATCAACAAAATTACAAGTTTAGTATTCGTAATtaagcaggcaaacaaattatacataattatatttacaaaataaatgtgtaaggAAACGGTCTTTACGTGTCGAAAAactacaaaactaaaaacaaaataatgctgtatttttcaattagaaattaagtaaatt
The DNA window shown above is from Drosophila busckii strain San Diego stock center, stock number 13000-0081.31 chromosome 3L, ASM1175060v1, whole genome shotgun sequence and carries:
- the LOC108600902 gene encoding uncharacterized protein LOC108600902; translated protein: MDKIKLKVIGVLRERDGGTNVNRSSTGISTAGGIVGSHQVGSLGVAVTIGVTGQDNGNANGSSDNNHLNGHAPNNDAAASASNETGAVAGVGAVNGNGTTGASGAARTSVLSRPQTSKISALDLAGILNTRRRLEWTKEWLRKNQAEFLSKENLLNELQSRKDECYHLNYFLAITESQFRHLVQKLEPIISQYAPQRKKKSFSAEERLAITLKYLATGEVHSCRNYCFRASKFVINEMIANICLGFYEHLKDQYVTLPKTDEQWLACATDMERKHQLPMCVGNLFMRSIQLQHTANNTDERKRANGGNSNSNSISAAANSGTGIIFTAIVDADNNFQHVQVEHATHSTRATELYTQSTARLAIEQKLHTLKSQTEQRKGGGGGFYLAADAVLPSSSYVVSTRNMPKDTATYAALEQINAHADQTMRILCNMFPILAQPLRVSEKHIGEVVLGCVALYNFLRKTDTSFRRNSDSIVQQRAGLEQPQPAYVDSEDIDDDCIMLATEEELRERAEFTPSVGLTSCFQSLHAQSGDTPEGHAKRDWLLQLQQQQQQQQQQQQQQQLQQQQQQLSSQQQPFVNGGLY